The sequence CGATCAAATTCTGCCGGAGGCGGAAAATAAAATATGGCACGCTCATCCCGTTTGGTTTTTGGACGGCAATCCCGTTGTCGGTTACAGCAAGTTGAAATCGTGCGTTCGCCTGCTCTTTTGGAGCGGCCAGTCTTTTGAAGAGAAAGAACTGCAGAACGAGGGCAGCTTCAAAGCCGCGGAAGCGCGATACACAGCCGCGAGCCAAATCGATCTCGAGGCGCTCGA is a genomic window of candidate division KSB1 bacterium containing:
- a CDS encoding DUF1801 domain-containing protein — protein: MHPDTVQYNKSLAPSDRKICDLLAETIDQILPEAENKIWHAHPVWFLDGNPVVGYSKLKSCVRLLFWSGQSFEEKELQNEGSFKAAEARYTAASQIDLEALERWLKKARDIQWDYKNIVRRKGKLVRLK